In Myxocyprinus asiaticus isolate MX2 ecotype Aquarium Trade chromosome 3, UBuf_Myxa_2, whole genome shotgun sequence, the following proteins share a genomic window:
- the LOC127429383 gene encoding BMP-2-inducible protein kinase-like isoform X3: protein MAVRKTTPWSINEVQMFLSLATNETKKSFRKCLSCWPHTATTGPTNSQSGSNRRKWKWFDQMDAIDGNRPASNGRESALDSVLLESTMEDGGFSMVFLARTHSGVRCALKRMYVNNIHDLNIFKREITIMKELSGHKNIVRYLDSTTNAVGDSVWEVLILMEYCKAGQVVKQMNQRLHVGFTEAEVLGMFCDTCEAVARLHQCKTPIIHRDLKCLSIVGIQLDLSTRLLRLVRICVCWQVENILLNDQGNYVLCDFGSATHKVLLPHKDGITAVEDEIKKYTTLSYRAPEMINLYQGKAITTKADIWALGCLLYKLCFFTLPFGESQVAICDGTFAVPDSSKFSYKLHCLIRYMLEPDQEKRPDIYQVSYFAFRLAGKECPVPNLFNSPLPTSLPEPFTASDIAAKKSLTKARITDSVGPTETSIAPRQRPKAANSNVLPLASSVTPVKMTVPSGTDSNGQKDPGNGQQSTAQMPSSSQQNRVLQQLQPGDLRLQQLQHHQQQQQQYNMHHHQQEVTAQQLQYMQQYHQAMQQSLQMQQQHMLQQQMMMQQQPIYQAQQQQQAHYTALMHQYQQAFAQQQQLQCAPVQQVPYISPLEFQAPLGSYKSAGPSPVDTSFVNIRNPVSTIDVMSPPPQTVSNPLDISGWNPFREDSFSKLTEEELLDREFDLLRAKKPVEKSVSMETSSTERQQPVLQPSLPEDPFGSVPFLANAAGAGVHAADHPIENSNVAVAGITAMQDATLPSVKQHKPAKKSSSSSLVPQKAGEESESDFESDPPSPKSSEDEEVEEEEVLNSEHEDTEPENLGQRPLLMDSDEEEEEDKPSSDSDCDLRKAKLQSERSLDDKAAVYPTTIVKSESRASVITPPNSPSITAPAASIVDVFGAIPFVGSGQPRVSPENIDIFAKAPFRQASQENAVEETDVFTKAPFNRNLSKSSRSGDGPSGQTPPVSPDSVDVFGFSPFQPSHEIPTSRNQDDIFGQAPFDEAASPQQQSQKQRCLQKLSSRQRRTKQETSGNNGKRHHSTPTGGKKSNKPSFRTPERVRRQKKAGRRDSQSSNEFLSTSDSKENISISLGEVMEKGAALPPEEALLDPFGDKPFHPQDGSRHQSLGDNKSEINSANGRPRTSSLHGVFDGNKIDDFGAVPFTELVVQSGAQQTPQLDLDPFGAAPFPSKQ from the exons atggctgtgcgcaaaaccacgccgtggtcaataaacgaggtgcagatgttcctctcgttagcgacgaacgaaacgaaaaagtctttcaggaagtgtctcagctgttggccgcacacggctaccaccggacctaccaacagccagagtggttcaaacagaagaaagtggaagtggttcgaccaaatggatgctatcgatggcaatagaccggcgagcaatgggagggagagtgccctggactcggtgttgttggagtccacgatggaggatg GAGGTTTCTCCATGGTGTTTCTGGCCCGCACACACAGTGGAGTAAGATGTGCCCTGAAAAGGATGTATGTGAACAATATACATGATCTGAACATCTTCAAGCGGGAGATCACTATCATG AAAGAGTTGTCAGGCCACAAGAACATAGTCCGGTATCTTGACTCAACTACCAATGCAGTGGGAGACAGTGTATGGGAGGTTCTGATTCTTATGGAGTATTGCAAGG CTGGTCAGGTGGTGAAACAGATGAACCAGCGGCTGCACGTAGGATTCACTGAGGCAGAGGTGCTTGGCATGTTCTGTGACACCTGTGAAGCGGTGGCCAGGCTCCACCAGTGCAAAACTCCAATAATCCACAGAGACCTGAAG TGTCTTTCGATTGTTGGAATCCAGTTGGATCTATCAACAAGGTTACTGAGACTGGTTCGAATATGTGTATGTTGGCAGGTAGAAAACATCCTCCTAAATGACCAGGGAAACTACGTCTTGTGTGACTTTGGAAGTGCCACACATAAAGTGCTGCTTCCACATAAAGATGGAATAACCGCCGTGGAGGATGAGATCAAGAA ATACACGACTCTTTCATATCGTGCCCCAGAGATGATTAACCTGTACCAAGGGAAAGCCATCACCACAAAGGCTGATATCTGG gCACTTGGATGCTTGTTGTACAAGCTGTGTTTCTTCACACTTCCATTTGGGGAGAGTCAAGTCGCCATATGCGATGGAACCTTCGCTGTTCCGGACAGTTCAAAATTCTCCTATAAGTTGCACTGTTTAATCA GATACATGTTGGAGCCTGATCAAGAAAAGAGACCTGACATCTATCAAGTCTCTTACTTTGCCTTTCGGTTAGCTGGAAAGGAGTGTCCAGTGCCAAATCTCTTT AACTCTCCCCTTCCCACCTCCTTGCCAGAGCCCTTTACTGCTAGTGATATTGCTGCTAAGAAGAGCCTGACGAAAGCCAG aataacAGATTCAGTTGGACCAACAGAAACGTCAATTGCACCCAGGCAAAGACCAAAAGCTGCAAATAGTAACGTTTTGCCTTTGGCCAGCTCTGTAACTCCTGTGAAAATGACTGTACCCTCAGGTACAGACAGTAATGGCCAGAAAG ATCCTGGAAATGGGCAGCAGTCAACTGCGCAGATGCCGAGCAGCAGTCAACAGAACAGAGTATTACAGCAGCTGCAGCCTGGAGACCTCAGACTACAACAGTTACAGcatcatcaacaacaacagcagcagtacAATATGCACCACCATCAACAAGAAGTCACTGCTCAACAGCTACAGTACATGCAACAG TATCATCAGGCCATGCAGCAGAGTCTTCAGATGCAGCAGCAGCATATGCTTCAGCAGCAGATGATGATGCAGCAGCAGCCCATATATCAAGCCCAGCAGCAACAGCAGGCTCACTATACTGCCCTG ATGCATCAGTACCAGCAGGCCTTTGCCCAGCAGCAGCAGCTGCAGTGTGCTCCAGTTCAACAGGTACCCTATATCTCCCCCCTGGAGTTCCAGGCCCCACTGGGCTCCTATAAATCTGCCGGACCTTCCCCAGTAGATACGTCCTTCGTTAATATCAG aAACCCAGTGTCCACTATTGATGTCATGagccctcctccccagactgtcAGTAACCCTCTTGATATTTCTGGCTGGAACCCATTTAGAGAGGACAGTTTCTCCAAACTCACAGAGGAGGAACTGCTTGATCGAGAGTTTGACCTTCTCAGAGCAA AAAAGCCAGTAGAGAAATCTGTCAGCATGGAGACCAGCAGCACAGAGAGACAGCAGCCAGTACTGCAACCCTCACTCCCTGAGGATCCTTTTGGCTCTGTGCCCTTCCTGGCCAACGCAG CAGGAGCTGGTGTGCATGCAGCGGATCATCCTATTGAGAATTCCAATGTTGCTGTGGCTGGAATAACAGCCATGCAAGATGCAACTTTGCCATCTGTCAAGCAACACAAACCTGCAAAAAAAAGTAGCTCCAGTAGTTTAGTGCCTCAGAAAGCAGGGGAGGAATCAGAAAGTGATTTTGAGTCCGACCCACCCTCTCCTAAAAGCAGCGAAGACGAGGAGGTGGAAGAGGAAGAAGTTCTTAACAGTGAACATGAAGACACCGAGCCTGAAAACCTGGGTCAGAGGCCATTACTCATGGACTCtgatgaagaggaagaggaggacaaACCTAGCTCAGACTCAGACTGTGATCTTAGAAAAGCAAAACTTCAGTCAGAGAGGTCGTTGGATGACAAGGCTGCAGTTTATCCTACAACAATTGTGAAATCCGAATCTAGAGCCAGTGTGATCACTCCTCCCAATTCGCCAAGCATCACAGCACCTGCTGCAAGCATTGTGGATGTTTTTGGTGCTATTCCTTTTGTTGGCAGTGGTCAGCCCAGAGTGTCACCAGAGAACATAGATATTTTTGCCAAAGCCCCTTTTAGGCAGGCAAGCCAGGAGAATGCTGTGGAAGAGACTGATGTATTTACCAAAGCTCCTTTCAACAGAAACCTCTCCAAGTCCAGCAGGAGTGGCGATGGTCCCAGTGGCCAGACGCCACCAGTTTCCCCTGACAGCGTGGATGTATTTGGCTTCTCGCCTTTCCAGCCCAGCCATGAAATACCTACCTCCAGGAACCAGGACGATATTTTTGGCCAAGCACCTTTTGATGAAGCAGCAAGCCCCCAGCAACAGAGTCAGAAACAACGCTGCCTTCAAAAGCTCTCTTCACGGCAAAGGCGCACCAAGCAAGAGACCAGTGGCAACAATGGGAAGCGGCACCACAGCACACCCACTGGTGGCAAGAAGAGCAACAAGCCCAGTTTCCGTACCCCTGAACGGGTGCGAAGGCAGAAGAAGGCTGGAAGAAGGGACTCGCAGAGCAGCAACGAATTCCTCAGTACATCTGACTCCAAAGAGAACATCAGTATTTCCCTGGGTGAGGTAATGGAAAAAGGGGCCGCGCTGCCCCCCGAGGAAGCTTTGTTGGATCCATTTGGTGACAAGCCATTTCATCCACAAGATGGCAGTCGGCACCAGAGCTTAGGAGACAACAAAAGTGAAATCAACTCAGCCAATGGCAGGCCAAGGACCAGCTCCCTACATGGTGTATTTGATGGAAATAAAATAGATGACTTTGGAGCTGTACCCTTTACAGAACTGGTGGTCCAAAGTGGAGCTCAGCAAACCCCACAATTGGATCTTGACCCTTTCGGAGCTGCACCTTTTCCCTCAAAGCAGTGA
- the LOC127429383 gene encoding BMP-2-inducible protein kinase-like isoform X2: MAVRKTTPWSINEVQMFLSLATNETKKSFRKCLSCWPHTATTGPTNSQSGSNRRKWKWFDQMDAIDGNRPASNGRESALDSVLLESTMEDGGFSMVFLARTHSGVRCALKRMYVNNIHDLNIFKREITIMKELSGHKNIVRYLDSTTNAVGDSVWEVLILMEYCKAGQVVKQMNQRLHVGFTEAEVLGMFCDTCEAVARLHQCKTPIIHRDLKCLSIVGIQLDLSTRLLRLVRICVCWQVENILLNDQGNYVLCDFGSATHKVLLPHKDGITAVEDEIKKYTTLSYRAPEMINLYQGKAITTKADIWALGCLLYKLCFFTLPFGESQVAICDGTFAVPDSSKFSYKLHCLIRYMLEPDQEKRPDIYQVSYFAFRLAGKECPVPNLFNSPLPTSLPEPFTASDIAAKKSLTKARITDSVGPTETSIAPRQRPKAANSNVLPLASSVTPVKMTVPSGTDSNGQKDPGNGQQSTAQMPSSSQQNRVLQQLQPGDLRLQQLQHHQQQQQQYNMHHHQQEVTAQQLQYMQQYHQAMQQSLQMQQQHMLQQQMMMQQQPIYQAQQQQQAHYTALMHQYQQAFAQQQQLQCAPVQQVPYISPLEFQAPLGSYKSAGPSPVDTSFVNISRNPVSTIDVMSPPPQTVSNPLDISGWNPFREDSFSKLTEEELLDREFDLLRAKKPVEKSVSMETSSTERQQPVLQPSLPEDPFGSVPFLANAGAGVHAADHPIENSNVAVAGITAMQDATLPSVKQHKPAKKSSSSSLVPQKAGEESESDFESDPPSPKSSEDEEVEEEEVLNSEHEDTEPENLGQRPLLMDSDEEEEEDKPSSDSDCDLRKAKLQSERSLDDKAAVYPTTIVKSESRASVITPPNSPSITAPAASIVDVFGAIPFVGSGQPRVSPENIDIFAKAPFRQASQENAVEETDVFTKAPFNRNLSKSSRSGDGPSGQTPPVSPDSVDVFGFSPFQPSHEIPTSRNQDDIFGQAPFDEAASPQQQSQKQRCLQKLSSRQRRTKQETSGNNGKRHHSTPTGGKKSNKPSFRTPERVRRQKKAGRRDSQSSNEFLSTSDSKENISISLGEVMEKGAALPPEEALLDPFGDKPFHPQDGSRHQSLGDNKSEINSANGRPRTSSLHGVFDGNKIDDFGAVPFTELVVQSGAQQTPQLDLDPFGAAPFPSKQ, translated from the exons atggctgtgcgcaaaaccacgccgtggtcaataaacgaggtgcagatgttcctctcgttagcgacgaacgaaacgaaaaagtctttcaggaagtgtctcagctgttggccgcacacggctaccaccggacctaccaacagccagagtggttcaaacagaagaaagtggaagtggttcgaccaaatggatgctatcgatggcaatagaccggcgagcaatgggagggagagtgccctggactcggtgttgttggagtccacgatggaggatg GAGGTTTCTCCATGGTGTTTCTGGCCCGCACACACAGTGGAGTAAGATGTGCCCTGAAAAGGATGTATGTGAACAATATACATGATCTGAACATCTTCAAGCGGGAGATCACTATCATG AAAGAGTTGTCAGGCCACAAGAACATAGTCCGGTATCTTGACTCAACTACCAATGCAGTGGGAGACAGTGTATGGGAGGTTCTGATTCTTATGGAGTATTGCAAGG CTGGTCAGGTGGTGAAACAGATGAACCAGCGGCTGCACGTAGGATTCACTGAGGCAGAGGTGCTTGGCATGTTCTGTGACACCTGTGAAGCGGTGGCCAGGCTCCACCAGTGCAAAACTCCAATAATCCACAGAGACCTGAAG TGTCTTTCGATTGTTGGAATCCAGTTGGATCTATCAACAAGGTTACTGAGACTGGTTCGAATATGTGTATGTTGGCAGGTAGAAAACATCCTCCTAAATGACCAGGGAAACTACGTCTTGTGTGACTTTGGAAGTGCCACACATAAAGTGCTGCTTCCACATAAAGATGGAATAACCGCCGTGGAGGATGAGATCAAGAA ATACACGACTCTTTCATATCGTGCCCCAGAGATGATTAACCTGTACCAAGGGAAAGCCATCACCACAAAGGCTGATATCTGG gCACTTGGATGCTTGTTGTACAAGCTGTGTTTCTTCACACTTCCATTTGGGGAGAGTCAAGTCGCCATATGCGATGGAACCTTCGCTGTTCCGGACAGTTCAAAATTCTCCTATAAGTTGCACTGTTTAATCA GATACATGTTGGAGCCTGATCAAGAAAAGAGACCTGACATCTATCAAGTCTCTTACTTTGCCTTTCGGTTAGCTGGAAAGGAGTGTCCAGTGCCAAATCTCTTT AACTCTCCCCTTCCCACCTCCTTGCCAGAGCCCTTTACTGCTAGTGATATTGCTGCTAAGAAGAGCCTGACGAAAGCCAG aataacAGATTCAGTTGGACCAACAGAAACGTCAATTGCACCCAGGCAAAGACCAAAAGCTGCAAATAGTAACGTTTTGCCTTTGGCCAGCTCTGTAACTCCTGTGAAAATGACTGTACCCTCAGGTACAGACAGTAATGGCCAGAAAG ATCCTGGAAATGGGCAGCAGTCAACTGCGCAGATGCCGAGCAGCAGTCAACAGAACAGAGTATTACAGCAGCTGCAGCCTGGAGACCTCAGACTACAACAGTTACAGcatcatcaacaacaacagcagcagtacAATATGCACCACCATCAACAAGAAGTCACTGCTCAACAGCTACAGTACATGCAACAG TATCATCAGGCCATGCAGCAGAGTCTTCAGATGCAGCAGCAGCATATGCTTCAGCAGCAGATGATGATGCAGCAGCAGCCCATATATCAAGCCCAGCAGCAACAGCAGGCTCACTATACTGCCCTG ATGCATCAGTACCAGCAGGCCTTTGCCCAGCAGCAGCAGCTGCAGTGTGCTCCAGTTCAACAGGTACCCTATATCTCCCCCCTGGAGTTCCAGGCCCCACTGGGCTCCTATAAATCTGCCGGACCTTCCCCAGTAGATACGTCCTTCGTTAATATCAG tagaAACCCAGTGTCCACTATTGATGTCATGagccctcctccccagactgtcAGTAACCCTCTTGATATTTCTGGCTGGAACCCATTTAGAGAGGACAGTTTCTCCAAACTCACAGAGGAGGAACTGCTTGATCGAGAGTTTGACCTTCTCAGAGCAA AAAAGCCAGTAGAGAAATCTGTCAGCATGGAGACCAGCAGCACAGAGAGACAGCAGCCAGTACTGCAACCCTCACTCCCTGAGGATCCTTTTGGCTCTGTGCCCTTCCTGGCCAACGCAG GAGCTGGTGTGCATGCAGCGGATCATCCTATTGAGAATTCCAATGTTGCTGTGGCTGGAATAACAGCCATGCAAGATGCAACTTTGCCATCTGTCAAGCAACACAAACCTGCAAAAAAAAGTAGCTCCAGTAGTTTAGTGCCTCAGAAAGCAGGGGAGGAATCAGAAAGTGATTTTGAGTCCGACCCACCCTCTCCTAAAAGCAGCGAAGACGAGGAGGTGGAAGAGGAAGAAGTTCTTAACAGTGAACATGAAGACACCGAGCCTGAAAACCTGGGTCAGAGGCCATTACTCATGGACTCtgatgaagaggaagaggaggacaaACCTAGCTCAGACTCAGACTGTGATCTTAGAAAAGCAAAACTTCAGTCAGAGAGGTCGTTGGATGACAAGGCTGCAGTTTATCCTACAACAATTGTGAAATCCGAATCTAGAGCCAGTGTGATCACTCCTCCCAATTCGCCAAGCATCACAGCACCTGCTGCAAGCATTGTGGATGTTTTTGGTGCTATTCCTTTTGTTGGCAGTGGTCAGCCCAGAGTGTCACCAGAGAACATAGATATTTTTGCCAAAGCCCCTTTTAGGCAGGCAAGCCAGGAGAATGCTGTGGAAGAGACTGATGTATTTACCAAAGCTCCTTTCAACAGAAACCTCTCCAAGTCCAGCAGGAGTGGCGATGGTCCCAGTGGCCAGACGCCACCAGTTTCCCCTGACAGCGTGGATGTATTTGGCTTCTCGCCTTTCCAGCCCAGCCATGAAATACCTACCTCCAGGAACCAGGACGATATTTTTGGCCAAGCACCTTTTGATGAAGCAGCAAGCCCCCAGCAACAGAGTCAGAAACAACGCTGCCTTCAAAAGCTCTCTTCACGGCAAAGGCGCACCAAGCAAGAGACCAGTGGCAACAATGGGAAGCGGCACCACAGCACACCCACTGGTGGCAAGAAGAGCAACAAGCCCAGTTTCCGTACCCCTGAACGGGTGCGAAGGCAGAAGAAGGCTGGAAGAAGGGACTCGCAGAGCAGCAACGAATTCCTCAGTACATCTGACTCCAAAGAGAACATCAGTATTTCCCTGGGTGAGGTAATGGAAAAAGGGGCCGCGCTGCCCCCCGAGGAAGCTTTGTTGGATCCATTTGGTGACAAGCCATTTCATCCACAAGATGGCAGTCGGCACCAGAGCTTAGGAGACAACAAAAGTGAAATCAACTCAGCCAATGGCAGGCCAAGGACCAGCTCCCTACATGGTGTATTTGATGGAAATAAAATAGATGACTTTGGAGCTGTACCCTTTACAGAACTGGTGGTCCAAAGTGGAGCTCAGCAAACCCCACAATTGGATCTTGACCCTTTCGGAGCTGCACCTTTTCCCTCAAAGCAGTGA
- the LOC127429383 gene encoding BMP-2-inducible protein kinase-like isoform X7, translated as MKKFSRMPKSESGSLGGGSGSGTGSSNYIGKVFAVGRYQVTVEELIAEGGFSMVFLARTHSGVRCALKRMYVNNIHDLNIFKREITIMKELSGHKNIVRYLDSTTNAVGDSVWEVLILMEYCKAGQVVKQMNQRLHVGFTEAEVLGMFCDTCEAVARLHQCKTPIIHRDLKVENILLNDQGNYVLCDFGSATHKVLLPHKDGITAVEDEIKKYTTLSYRAPEMINLYQGKAITTKADIWALGCLLYKLCFFTLPFGESQVAICDGTFAVPDSSKFSYKLHCLIRYMLEPDQEKRPDIYQVSYFAFRLAGKECPVPNLFNSPLPTSLPEPFTASDIAAKKSLTKARITDSVGPTETSIAPRQRPKAANSNVLPLASSVTPVKMTVPSGTDSNGQKDPGNGQQSTAQMPSSSQQNRVLQQLQPGDLRLQQLQHHQQQQQQYNMHHHQQEVTAQQLQYMQQYHQAMQQSLQMQQQHMLQQQMMMQQQPIYQAQQQQQAHYTALMHQYQQAFAQQQQLQCAPVQQVPYISPLEFQAPLGSYKSAGPSPVDTSFVNISRNPVSTIDVMSPPPQTVSNPLDISGWNPFREDSFSKLTEEELLDREFDLLRAKKPVEKSVSMETSSTERQQPVLQPSLPEDPFGSVPFLANAAGAGVHAADHPIENSNVAVAGITAMQDATLPSVKQHKPAKKSSSSSLVPQKAGEESESDFESDPPSPKSSEDEEVEEEEVLNSEHEDTEPENLGQRPLLMDSDEEEEEDKPSSDSDCDLRKAKLQSERSLDDKAAVYPTTIVKSESRASVITPPNSPSITAPAASIVDVFGAIPFVGSGQPRVSPENIDIFAKAPFRQASQENAVEETDVFTKAPFNRNLSKSSRSGDGPSGQTPPVSPDSVDVFGFSPFQPSHEIPTSRNQDDIFGQAPFDEAASPQQQSQKQRCLQKLSSRQRRTKQETSGNNGKRHHSTPTGGKKSNKPSFRTPERVRRQKKAGRRDSQSSNEFLSTSDSKENISISLGEVMEKGAALPPEEALLDPFGDKPFHPQDGSRHQSLGDNKSEINSANGRPRTSSLHGVFDGNKIDDFGAVPFTELVVQSGAQQTPQLDLDPFGAAPFPSKQ; from the exons GAGGTTTCTCCATGGTGTTTCTGGCCCGCACACACAGTGGAGTAAGATGTGCCCTGAAAAGGATGTATGTGAACAATATACATGATCTGAACATCTTCAAGCGGGAGATCACTATCATG AAAGAGTTGTCAGGCCACAAGAACATAGTCCGGTATCTTGACTCAACTACCAATGCAGTGGGAGACAGTGTATGGGAGGTTCTGATTCTTATGGAGTATTGCAAGG CTGGTCAGGTGGTGAAACAGATGAACCAGCGGCTGCACGTAGGATTCACTGAGGCAGAGGTGCTTGGCATGTTCTGTGACACCTGTGAAGCGGTGGCCAGGCTCCACCAGTGCAAAACTCCAATAATCCACAGAGACCTGAAG GTAGAAAACATCCTCCTAAATGACCAGGGAAACTACGTCTTGTGTGACTTTGGAAGTGCCACACATAAAGTGCTGCTTCCACATAAAGATGGAATAACCGCCGTGGAGGATGAGATCAAGAA ATACACGACTCTTTCATATCGTGCCCCAGAGATGATTAACCTGTACCAAGGGAAAGCCATCACCACAAAGGCTGATATCTGG gCACTTGGATGCTTGTTGTACAAGCTGTGTTTCTTCACACTTCCATTTGGGGAGAGTCAAGTCGCCATATGCGATGGAACCTTCGCTGTTCCGGACAGTTCAAAATTCTCCTATAAGTTGCACTGTTTAATCA GATACATGTTGGAGCCTGATCAAGAAAAGAGACCTGACATCTATCAAGTCTCTTACTTTGCCTTTCGGTTAGCTGGAAAGGAGTGTCCAGTGCCAAATCTCTTT AACTCTCCCCTTCCCACCTCCTTGCCAGAGCCCTTTACTGCTAGTGATATTGCTGCTAAGAAGAGCCTGACGAAAGCCAG aataacAGATTCAGTTGGACCAACAGAAACGTCAATTGCACCCAGGCAAAGACCAAAAGCTGCAAATAGTAACGTTTTGCCTTTGGCCAGCTCTGTAACTCCTGTGAAAATGACTGTACCCTCAGGTACAGACAGTAATGGCCAGAAAG ATCCTGGAAATGGGCAGCAGTCAACTGCGCAGATGCCGAGCAGCAGTCAACAGAACAGAGTATTACAGCAGCTGCAGCCTGGAGACCTCAGACTACAACAGTTACAGcatcatcaacaacaacagcagcagtacAATATGCACCACCATCAACAAGAAGTCACTGCTCAACAGCTACAGTACATGCAACAG TATCATCAGGCCATGCAGCAGAGTCTTCAGATGCAGCAGCAGCATATGCTTCAGCAGCAGATGATGATGCAGCAGCAGCCCATATATCAAGCCCAGCAGCAACAGCAGGCTCACTATACTGCCCTG ATGCATCAGTACCAGCAGGCCTTTGCCCAGCAGCAGCAGCTGCAGTGTGCTCCAGTTCAACAGGTACCCTATATCTCCCCCCTGGAGTTCCAGGCCCCACTGGGCTCCTATAAATCTGCCGGACCTTCCCCAGTAGATACGTCCTTCGTTAATATCAG tagaAACCCAGTGTCCACTATTGATGTCATGagccctcctccccagactgtcAGTAACCCTCTTGATATTTCTGGCTGGAACCCATTTAGAGAGGACAGTTTCTCCAAACTCACAGAGGAGGAACTGCTTGATCGAGAGTTTGACCTTCTCAGAGCAA AAAAGCCAGTAGAGAAATCTGTCAGCATGGAGACCAGCAGCACAGAGAGACAGCAGCCAGTACTGCAACCCTCACTCCCTGAGGATCCTTTTGGCTCTGTGCCCTTCCTGGCCAACGCAG CAGGAGCTGGTGTGCATGCAGCGGATCATCCTATTGAGAATTCCAATGTTGCTGTGGCTGGAATAACAGCCATGCAAGATGCAACTTTGCCATCTGTCAAGCAACACAAACCTGCAAAAAAAAGTAGCTCCAGTAGTTTAGTGCCTCAGAAAGCAGGGGAGGAATCAGAAAGTGATTTTGAGTCCGACCCACCCTCTCCTAAAAGCAGCGAAGACGAGGAGGTGGAAGAGGAAGAAGTTCTTAACAGTGAACATGAAGACACCGAGCCTGAAAACCTGGGTCAGAGGCCATTACTCATGGACTCtgatgaagaggaagaggaggacaaACCTAGCTCAGACTCAGACTGTGATCTTAGAAAAGCAAAACTTCAGTCAGAGAGGTCGTTGGATGACAAGGCTGCAGTTTATCCTACAACAATTGTGAAATCCGAATCTAGAGCCAGTGTGATCACTCCTCCCAATTCGCCAAGCATCACAGCACCTGCTGCAAGCATTGTGGATGTTTTTGGTGCTATTCCTTTTGTTGGCAGTGGTCAGCCCAGAGTGTCACCAGAGAACATAGATATTTTTGCCAAAGCCCCTTTTAGGCAGGCAAGCCAGGAGAATGCTGTGGAAGAGACTGATGTATTTACCAAAGCTCCTTTCAACAGAAACCTCTCCAAGTCCAGCAGGAGTGGCGATGGTCCCAGTGGCCAGACGCCACCAGTTTCCCCTGACAGCGTGGATGTATTTGGCTTCTCGCCTTTCCAGCCCAGCCATGAAATACCTACCTCCAGGAACCAGGACGATATTTTTGGCCAAGCACCTTTTGATGAAGCAGCAAGCCCCCAGCAACAGAGTCAGAAACAACGCTGCCTTCAAAAGCTCTCTTCACGGCAAAGGCGCACCAAGCAAGAGACCAGTGGCAACAATGGGAAGCGGCACCACAGCACACCCACTGGTGGCAAGAAGAGCAACAAGCCCAGTTTCCGTACCCCTGAACGGGTGCGAAGGCAGAAGAAGGCTGGAAGAAGGGACTCGCAGAGCAGCAACGAATTCCTCAGTACATCTGACTCCAAAGAGAACATCAGTATTTCCCTGGGTGAGGTAATGGAAAAAGGGGCCGCGCTGCCCCCCGAGGAAGCTTTGTTGGATCCATTTGGTGACAAGCCATTTCATCCACAAGATGGCAGTCGGCACCAGAGCTTAGGAGACAACAAAAGTGAAATCAACTCAGCCAATGGCAGGCCAAGGACCAGCTCCCTACATGGTGTATTTGATGGAAATAAAATAGATGACTTTGGAGCTGTACCCTTTACAGAACTGGTGGTCCAAAGTGGAGCTCAGCAAACCCCACAATTGGATCTTGACCCTTTCGGAGCTGCACCTTTTCCCTCAAAGCAGTGA